Proteins encoded together in one Phalacrocorax aristotelis chromosome 7, bGulAri2.1, whole genome shotgun sequence window:
- the RAMAC gene encoding RNA guanine-N7 methyltransferase activating subunit isoform X2, translating to MTSLVDMPLNYEKMFAHRFTSDDEEYQEYLKRPADPPPIVEEWRNRSGGNQRNRDRFQDGRYFRGDRYNWQGDYRSNQRPERSWGNNYQQHRQGQSYSSHYGQYGYNSYNPGPRYHPY from the exons ATGACTTCGTTGGTTGACATGCCCCTGAATTATGAAAAGATGTTTGCTCATCGATTCACATCAGATGATGAAGAATACCAAGAATACCTGAAACGCCCTGCAGATCCCCCTCCTATAGTTGAAGAATGGAGAAACAGATCTGGTGGCAACCAGAGAAATAGAGATCG GTTCCAAGATGGTAGATATTTTAGAGGGGACAGATACAACTGGCAAGGTGACTACAGATCTAACCAGAGGCCAGAAAGAAGTTGGGGTAATAActaccagcagcacagacaagGACAATCATACTCCTCCCACTACGGACAATATGGCTACAACTCCTACAACCCAGGGCCTCGTTACCATCCCTACTGA
- the RAMAC gene encoding RNA guanine-N7 methyltransferase activating subunit isoform X1, whose product MFQVFRMTSLVDMPLNYEKMFAHRFTSDDEEYQEYLKRPADPPPIVEEWRNRSGGNQRNRDRFQDGRYFRGDRYNWQGDYRSNQRPERSWGNNYQQHRQGQSYSSHYGQYGYNSYNPGPRYHPY is encoded by the exons ATGTTTCAAGTTTTCAGAATGACTTCGTTGGTTGACATGCCCCTGAATTATGAAAAGATGTTTGCTCATCGATTCACATCAGATGATGAAGAATACCAAGAATACCTGAAACGCCCTGCAGATCCCCCTCCTATAGTTGAAGAATGGAGAAACAGATCTGGTGGCAACCAGAGAAATAGAGATCG GTTCCAAGATGGTAGATATTTTAGAGGGGACAGATACAACTGGCAAGGTGACTACAGATCTAACCAGAGGCCAGAAAGAAGTTGGGGTAATAActaccagcagcacagacaagGACAATCATACTCCTCCCACTACGGACAATATGGCTACAACTCCTACAACCCAGGGCCTCGTTACCATCCCTACTGA